From Pan paniscus chromosome 9, NHGRI_mPanPan1-v2.0_pri, whole genome shotgun sequence, the proteins below share one genomic window:
- the RAPSN gene encoding 43 kDa receptor-associated protein of the synapse, translated as MGQDQTKQQIEKGLQLYQSNQTEKALQVWTKVLEKSSDLMGRFRVLGCLVTAHSEMGRYKEMLKFAVVQIDTARELEDADFLLESYLNLARSNEKLCEFHKTISYCKTCLGLPGTRAGAQLGGQVSLSMGNAFLGLSVFQKALESFEKALRYAHNNDDAMLECRVCCSLGSFYAQVKDYEKALFFPCKAAELVNNYGKGWSLKYRAMSQYHMAVAYRLLGHLGSAMECCEESMKIALQHGDRPLQALCLLCFADIHRSRGDLETAFPRYDSAMSIMTEIGNRLGQVQALLGVAKCWVARKALDKALDAIERAQDLAEEVGNKLSQLKLHCLSESIYRSKGLQRELRAHVVRFHECVEETELYCGLCGESIGEKNSRLQALPCSHIFHLRCLQNNGTRSCPNCRRSSMKPGFV; from the exons ATGGGGCAGGACCAGACCAAGCAGCAGATCGAGAAGGGGCTCCAGCTGTACCAGTCCAACCAGACAGAGAAGGCATTGCAGGTGTGGACAAAGGTGCTGGAGAAGAGCTCGGACCTCATGGGGCGCTTCCGCGTGCTGGGCTGCCTGGTCACGGCCCACTCGGAGATGGGCCGCTACAAGGAGATGCTGAAG TTCGCTGTGGTCCAGATCGACACGGCCCGGGAGCTGGAGGATGCCGACTTCCTCCTGGAGAGCTACCTGAACCTGGCACGCAGCAACGAGAAGCTGTGCGAGTTTCACAAGACCATCTCCTACTGCAAGACCTGCCTTGGGCTGCCTGGTACCAGGGCAGGTGCCCAGCTCGGAGGCCAGGTCAGCCTGAGCATGGGCAATGCCTTCCTGGGCCTCAGCGTCTTCCAGAAGGCCCTGGAGAGCTTCGAGAAGGCCCTGCGCTACGCCCACAACAATGATGATGCCATGCTCGAGTGCCGCGtgtgctgcagcctgggcagcttCTATGCCCAGGTCAAG GACTACGAGAAAGCCCTGTTCTTCCCCTGCAAGGCGGCAGAGCTTGTCAACAACTATGGCAAAGGCTGGAGCCTGAAGTACCGGGCCATGAGCCAGTACCACATGGCCGTGGCCTATCGCCTGCTGGGCCACCTGGGCAGTGCCATGGAGTGTTGTGAG GAGTCTATGAAGATCGCGCTGCAGCACGGGGACCGGCCACTGCAGGCGCTCTGCCTGCTCTGCTTCGCTGACATCCACCGGAGCCGTGGGGACCTGGAG ACAGCCTTCCCCAGGTACGACTCCGCCATGAGCATCATGACCGAGATCGGAAACCGCCTGGGGCAGGTGCAGGCGCTGCTGGGTGTGGCCAAGTGCTGGGTGGCCAGGAAGGCGCTGGACAAG GCTCTGGATGCCATCGAGAGAGCCCAGGATCTGGCCGAGGAGGTGGGGAACAAG CTGAGCCAGCTCAAGCTGCACTGTCTGAGTGAGAGCATTTACCGCAGCAAAGGGCTGCAGCGGGAACTGCGGGCGCACGTTGTGAGGTTCCACGAGTGCGTGGAGGAGACGGAGCTCTACTGCGGCCTGTGCGGCGAGTCCATAGGCGAGAAGAACAGCCGGCTGCAGGCCCTACCCTGCTCCCACATCTTCCACCTCAG GTGCCTGCAGAACAACGGGACCCGGAGCTGTCCCAACTGCCGCCGCTCATCCATGAAGCCTGGCTTTGTATGA